From the genome of Syngnathoides biaculeatus isolate LvHL_M chromosome 4, ASM1980259v1, whole genome shotgun sequence:
TCATCTTTTAAGACCAACCTCATGCCACATTCATTTTGTTCTTGTCAACATCAAAATCTGGACTCTGTcacgggttaaaaaaaaaaaaaaaattagaacttGGCAACAATCTTCCAgttctttttcaaaaaacttTGGTAAAAATCAAAAACAGCGAGATATTcaatgatcatttttttgtaaagttgGTGGGtgacaaattatatttttttggggggggggagatttagGGCAGATTAAAGGATTAGGGTCACACACTGACATAAAATACTTCATTTTCGATTGCATctgattaaaatgtggtaaaatgCCATCATTTTCATCAAAGATCCAATCGTACATGTCAAtgtaacacattttaatcatgtacagGATCGAATAAGCAAATTGAAAGGATTGAACCAGTATGTTGCGCAATTTTATGAGCAATAATTCAAAATCTTACAAAGgaaattttttatttgaatttcagtttgttttttgtttaccagttttcttgttttttttttcttaactagCCTTACAATtttaccaaaaatatttttaatggagtaaaaaaacacattttgaaagaaCAGTCAAAACAATTACAATACAATTAGCGGAAAACAAATCAATGCATAATGCAAAATTGCCGCTACATCACAAGACTTGTGAATTTTGCAAAAActcaattcaaacatttttcagaaTATTGAGAGATTTGCAGCCAATCAGGAAACTACATATTATAACATGAAAACTGCCAGTATTATCCAAGAATAAATTCAGTAATGTATGAGGAAATatttggaaatttaaaaaaaataataaatctattttattttatgtatttgttcattaaataaatgtgcattaatttaattaatttgctaactattttatatatttgttctttttacttcaaagttaaaaaaatcttaatagAAAATTGTTCCAATTGTACGAAAAGGTGACTTGGGGCCACAAGGGGAAGAAAAAATAGAAAGATAAATACTGGATGTGTCAGAGTTTTATTGGGAAATTATTGCCAATTTTCAACAAACGGTTTCACTTCCTTCATTGTGCTCCAAAAACTGCCTCgtacaaacacaaacatttctatatttttttgtcacatcattccaaaacataaaaaatccATATGGCACAGATTTtgcatatttacagtacaagaCCACATACAGATTCATATCTACATCACAGGACCGTGCGACAAAACTCCTCTGTACAATCATATCTCTgattaataatattattatcaaCTCCCGGCAATTTTACACCACAATTATTTTGACGTTTGACATCCAGTGAAACATGACAACAGAAAGTCATTTTCAGATTGTATTAAGATGAAGTTGAAATGCTTGACAAGGACACCGCGCCGTAGCGCATCATTAGCTTGCTTCGCTTATCTTAGCACAAAAGTGACACTACAGCCGGCAACAGCAAAgcgacaaaataaaaatgtactcaTCATTATTTGGTCGCCGTTAAGATGAgctcaactaaaaaaaacaacaacacattttcaCAGCTACAAAAGCGTGGAAGATACTGTAACAGATTTCCTCGTTGGTACCCAAAAGGTATTCTCACGTAATTAATGCCAGGCAAgtccaaaaataaatgtcacatttttcagggtttttttgtgcttttcggGAAACAAAGATTAACAGATTTGCCTACTGGATGCTGTGCTAATCCTAGCATTGATGTTTTACTTACATGCTCAGATAGCACCTTAAGGCAAGTCATCATTCTCGCATAccttcaggcaaaagagcaaaaataatgtgaaattatACATTTCCTTATTTTTCAGACTCCAAAAGGTTAGCGCGGAGATTAGCCTCGTAACAACTATCCCAAATAAGCACAAAAGAATTCTTCTAAACCACTAACGGTAGTGGAAAGGTAGCTATCCTGTATTGTCACAAAACTCCCTGCAAGAAAGTAAACAAATCAAATGCCAAAGGCTAGAAAAAGGTTAGCATACAAGCTAACAAATAGCCTCTCTGATGTTGTTCTAACCCTCACGAAGACATTTTACTTACACGCTAACCCTGTAACTTGGCAGgcatttgatatttttacacaacttcaagcaaaaaaaaaaaaaaacctccaaaaagTCGAAtgattatttataatttttttggggaaacgAGAACGTTTACACACAAGCCAAAAAATAGTCCACTGGCTGCTATGCTAACGGTAGCGGAGTGGATCCACTTACCGGCAAAGCTAGTAGCTTGGCGGCTCTTGTGGATGGACTATGGTCTTGTGGACTATTCATCAtcctctttttaaataaaacaaaaggccaactttttctttgattatttttttttttttttttttttttttagacaagcACATGAATTATTTACACTGCGCGCGTGGTAACAAAAAGGAGATGTTGCATAGAGAGATTGACCACTCCAACAAAgcaataaatattgaaataagcCGTACATATGTCCGTCTGCACTTGGAGACACTACATTAATATTCAATCGTATTCAGATGCTTCATTTATGAGTTGAAACCAATTTTGAAATCCATTGCAGTGATGTTGCGCTTCTGATTTTTGGATTGTTTGCACTAGCTTTCATTTGACATTCGCCACTGGAGACAGCAGACCCGACCGAAGCGGGCGGTCGATTAATTCTTTCAGTTTAGCCAACGACAAACAAACCCCAACAGCAACAACGCAGCgacattttggaaaagttaaacaaaaaaaacgaatgatttgaaaatctcaTCGACCCGGATTCAATTGAATGCTCGGCAAAGATGAAATATTCAATGAGCAAACATTtaggtttgttttatttggaaATATTCTCACATTTTGAACTTGATGCCCTCTAAACTTCCTCAACTGTTTAAAAGCAAAAGAACAAATCCCTGAAAAGGACTTTGGATGGGGAAAGAAGAGTTTcccctcaaaaataaaaaaaaataaaaagcagcaaCAAGATGGATTTGTCTCGGGTGCCACAGCTAATAATCAACGGCCAGGAAATGaggctggatatttttttttgtggggtgcgGGGGTGTGTGGGGGTGCAACTAACACCTGCTGACGCTACGGCGGGCTGCCCCGAAACTCCACGACGATGCGCGGCTGAAGCCCCCGCGGGACGAAGACCGTGAGGACGAGCTGCGTCGGAGGTACGGGACGGGCCTCTTGCGGGCGCTGCGGGCCACCAAACGGGGAAATGCTTGCAAGTCTCTGCATTTTACTAATTTCATAACATGTTGATGTCATGTTTTGCTAATGCTCTGGATGTTTTTATGTGATTTATTTACACATATCTGTCTCAAATAtttggatatttattttttcaaatttgactctttttccatctaatatCTGAAAATATTATTTGCCCTCTAAAATTTACCAAATATACTGCACCTTTGTCAGaattttgaaatttgtttttttctttttttaatttgtgtatttttcatccaGTTGTTTTCTAGTTTTCTCTCAATTTTCTTTACTCATATTAGTGTCACCCAATATTTCCTCactaatatgtactgtatattctgtATATGTCTGTGTAGTATATTTTCCAATATTGATGTACGTTTCTGTCTATGATTTTTGTAATTCTAATATtcttgattatttatttatttttgtattttatttaggtGTATTTTTTTCGTTCTAATATTATTCAAATGTTCCTCAATATTCTTGTATTTTCCCcaatgctattttatttttgtgattgactggtgaaaATATCtggcttacagttctgaggactggggttcaaatcccggatcCCCTGAACTGCATaattttttcatggtttttCCTCACTTTTATTCCTAATATTTCGTCAAATACTagggtatctatctatctatctatctatctatctatctatctatctatctatctatctatctatctatctatctatctatctatctatctatctatctatctatctatctatctatctatctatctatctatccatccatccatccatgtataTATCTGCAGACGCGTGCATGAGGTGAGATGTTAAAAAAGGCTACCTGGTTATCCGTCGGGCTTCCAGATGGCTGGGCGAgtacctcctcctcttcctcatggGCGAGTAGGACTTGCGTCTCCACCTCTTCCTGCCGACCCTGCGCTCTTCTGTTTCTCTGGAGCTGGATGCTCGCTCTCTGGATCGCAACCTGGAAAATCAGATGGGTCGTCGattgttgcatttttgtgcAAGGATTTCCCATGCCACAGGGGTCTATCTTAGGGACCCATTTTATCGTCTATTTACTAATGGGGTCTTCGTAAATATTTGTGAAATGCCTCTTACGATGTATGCAACAGGACTAAAATTGATACATTTTATGTAAAAGCATGTTCTTTTACATGTACTGTTTGACCTTCGTTGTCTGTATTTGGAGTAGCTTCCTCGGGAGCTCACACTACTCAACCTGCCCCGTCGCCGCCTCAGGTCTGGTGAAAAGCTCGTCGAGCGAGAGTAGGAGCTGCAATGACAACCGCCAACAAATCAAGATCCCCGCAAGGACTCGGCTGTGTCGGAAGTTACACCCTAAATGCAATCGCTTAGTTTAGTGGACTTTTTATCAACTATTTGGGAACTTCGGACCTGGCGGTTGACGGCGACGAGCTTGGGGAGTGTTGTCCCGTATATCTGGAGCTTCCCGACGATCTGCTCCTCCCGCGTCTGTGACGGCAGTCGTTGCGAGGTTGCCCCCTGGAGGAGGTCCGAGGAGATCTTGCTGGATTGAACCGATATCCCAAAGCCTCATGTTCTCTGTGGCGAAAgcgcattttttaaaattaaaaatttcattCCCGCCAACCACACAATGGGGCCATTAATGCAGTTTATGAGATATTTTGCCATTCGTCAAGGGTTGTTCTGAATCTCCATACAAAACGTTGGTGTACAGTGCTATCAATGGATGTCATAAAAATAAGTATGACTCAATTTATTCATATAGTATTTCAAACCAATATTCCCCACTGAAATGTATTACACCATCATTATTCCAAGAAATCCCTTGAAAAacccaatttgttttgttccatgtttttaaataatgaaagactaaatggaaaaaaacaaaatcaatcagACCACAGCACTTCCTGATTTCACATTGAAATGTCGTTCTAGCTCTCGGCTGATCCATCTTGATGTCCACAGACCGGTCCTTGGCTAGCAACTAGCTAGCTAGTAGTGGCCGCGTAGTTATAGCTTCTAGCTTTACTACTTAGTCCATTTGGGCTTGGTAATTTAGCGGCACGGCTAACGTAGGAGGAAGCCACAGTCCAGGAGGTTCAAAGACGATCGATGGTGAACTTTTACGAAGTTCAGAGGCACTTCTGCGTCATACCGTGTCATTATGCTGCCCTGTTTTGCGCCGAAAAAGCCCGAATATCGCTGAGCGGGACGAAAGCAATGTCTGAAAGGGGTTTGTAAGCATTTGGAATATTATTTAAGTCTTCTGGGAGGGTTTGCGGAATATTTATGTTTTGAAGTATTAAGATTGTCAACCGTAATCACTTTTACGAGAGCGTCCATTACACAAATTCGCTATTCGGTAATGGCACGGATCCTCTGAATACATGTTCATGGCGGTGTCAGATTTCGCAATGACAAATTGGGCTGAGAGATTTTTGGAAGAAACAAATTTACTTTGAAACTATGCCATGAATCTACACATAAATAAGAAATGCAAGACTTTATCAATAAATGAATGGatcatgaaattaaaatgaacatttaactATCTCTGTCATCTATTCATCATTGTGAGACCTTGTTTatcttaaaattgtccaaatcatcTGAATTTCAGCCCGTCAGCATGTAAACATTCTCCGATTTCTGACAACTCAGACCGGACCAACCCCAGAAATGGATTCAAAATCCGAAtgctctttatttgccaagtatatCAAAaccacacaaagaatttgtctccagtagttggatcCGCTCTAGAACGACCACTGACAGCtatttgacagaaaatacttttgagacataaaaacacattacGAAGAATCACTGAGCAATGGAAAGTTTACCAGTAATGTGGTAATCccgacacattttttttttttttggttaaatgtTGAAATACGGAGACCTTTAGCAATTTAcagcagtttgaaatgactaataGAGCAATAGTCTTGGACAGTGACTTCAAGACATTGAAGCGGTTTAAAGTGACTTTTCAACTGTGCATCATCAATATACGCTTGTGCAGATTAattgatgataaaaaaaaatgttctagcCCTACATAAAACTACTGTGCAATgaccctttttaaaaataattaatcaaacaattaatttaaataacTGATCATGTGagaagttttcatttcatttaaccAATAATTTAAATATGGGATCTCTTGTAATATTGCAGCTGAAAAAAGTACTGTAACTATACTtcgaaaacaaaaatctttaaaTGTGTGAACTCTATCTCCcaatcatattttctttttcatctttcgGATGTGGAATCGCGGCATTGAGCCGAGGGCGAGCACGTCACCTCGTGAGAAACGCGCTGGCGCTGGAGTCGTCTTCCACACCGGATGCGTAACTCCTCAGAGAGTTCCCCGAGTCGGAGGCGTCATCGGCAAGCGGCCGCGGCCCGTCGCTCACGCTCGACTTGCCGGATGGCGGCGACGACGTGTCGTTCCCGGAGTCGCAGTCGTGCGAGCGCTGGGCCCGGCGAAACGCTCGTCTTCGGAAAAGCTCAGGCGAAAACATCTGCGGGCGGACAAGAGAGGGCGACAATTAGGAGTCCGGACGGTCACCCTGTGCCTGCGGCGAGCTGCTAAAAATCATCTTCATACACACGAGATATTTTCTGTTTGAAAAGATCCAGAAACGCTCGACTCCTCCATCTCTGAAACGCTAAGAACGCTACAACGCTATAACGCTGTCATGCAAATTTGAGGCATGCAATTgaacacaaaagaaattcaatttAAAGTCAGAATACAGAAGAAAATGCGCTTTCACCCAAACACTTACAGTGGTGTCTTGACTTACGAGTTTTGTCTGTCGGTGGCCGCGACTGTAACTCAAATCGCTCGTATCTCAAAGCAGTTGAGAGAACTGAATGGAAATTAGCCAACGGGAGAAAAGATGACAGTTCATGGCTTGAACGGCAGgtaaaatagataaatatttCGAGTTTAGAAATTATTTTAACAGTGTTATAGCCTTTCGATAATCCTGTTGGTTCAGTATCATCATACATCATACCGATACTTCGTATATTCCGCTTACCACATATATATCTTACAGGTATTACGCTCGTACTACTTCACAAAGTCAACTCCTATGTGCACCTTGTTCGTGTTTTTCATTGACTGCAATGTAAACTGTGTGAACTGATGGTGGCCAGATGTTGTGAAGTTCAGGGGAAAtcgggatttttttgtttttttttttgtccagagcacaaagcaaaaaacaaaagtaaaaaaaaaaaaaaatcatgaaaactaaACAAACACGCAAGTGAAGGTACCactgtttataaaaaaataaataaataaaaaatatatatatacatagcaTCTATCGCTCCTCAAAAGAGGCGGAAAAAAAACGAGTAGGGATGAGTCAGCCGAGAAACCtcattggacaaaaaaatgttgtttggcatttcagaaatacagaaaaagaaaatggcgaGGTGCCGTGGAGAGCCTTGACTACAGGTCACATGACTCAGCCCGTTTCCTTCGTCCGTTAGCCTAGCCGAGCCCAGCCTAGCTTGAACACCTCTCAATCCGTGGGATAGCATCCACTTACCGATGGAGATTTCCTCCTTAAGTAGGGAAGTAAGAAAAAGGGGGCAACATAAGTGCATCATTAGAGACGTGAATTGGCAAGAAAAAGACAGTCACTCAGCGCCACAaggactttcttttttttggggggggggggaccatggCAAGTcctttttgattgatttgactcATAAAAACGATCAAAACATTATTAGAATTGAGTGTCTTTTCCCCGTCATTGCTTGCAGATTACCTTCGCAGCCCCCAACACATTCAAACTATTCACGGGTGGAAAAATAagcagtggatataaaaaaaaaaaaaaaatctgtcattggGAGGGAAAGTCACCGGAAACCGTTTTGGGAGAAGTCATTCAATCCCTACAAATACGGCTGTCGATTGCGCTTACGGATTCCTCTTACGTAGCCAATAAAAGCGCCACTTCACATATAAGTGGCGTCTAACGTATGCTGATGAGCGACTTCTTTTGGAATTAGCAGCAGCAGTGTGGAAATGAATCCGTAATGAAGGATTTCGCGGTGTCAGTCACCTGTGTCTTAATTATTAATGACTTTGTGGCTCGTTTAATAGGATGAAGACAAGTACAGTATGCTCGCGCCCATACAGGGTACTTCTGAGTTTTCCaagtcctttttcttttctttttttagatgcaTGGCCTTGCAGAATGTGATGTCTCAATGTGTATTCTACACTGGAGAGGTTTTGCTGGGCAACAgtgacatttgacattttttcagttctggtgacatgaaggatttttaattcgacttggtaaggcaaaaaaggcgaagtgcaaaggaaagacacttaacaccgtgactaccaaggaaccttgcatattacctagggcccaatTTCTATGACATctgaacttttcccaaaatacgctgtgaagcactatcatcataacatagaaaaaaactaagcattttttttggtcataaaaatataaaattttagatcaatcagttagatatatttttggaaataatgactcccaatgggaaaatacacgctaaacgcattgttcatttgttgtctctgcgatgtcctatttcagaccGAAAATTTAAACGTGTTTCCtctgatttgaaaatcaaattcaatttgcagagttctgtatgaggaaattcatcaaaaatttcacagaaaatgtgttttgttgcttatccagtgatgaagttttggaaaatatttacatcgctttttcgcgaaaaaccgtcggcctataaaagtgaagcagagagtgaacagtgaacaacaacaactttgttcaagtgaattaaagtcatcagaaaataaaaaaaaaaaccttgacaaacacactttaacagtgtcaaagtaaatctttctaacttaccggtggaatgttttctcacagccacgaaactggcaatAAACGCAGTTAATCACTGTCGCTACACCAGTCGGCagggttgttttgggagtatcaaggtGGCGGATGGCAGTCTTGATGGCcagtgagccatccagtcttttttttttttttttagatcagtgggcaGGACAGAAAAGGGGTGTGGGAAATGAACAAGGCACTGCTACAGACGAGGAGTGTGGTGGGATGCTTTTTAGTGTCAAAACACTTGGAAGAAAGAGTGGGTTGCTACGTGTTAGCATAACAAGTGCTTACTATGTTAGCATAGGCCGCATTGTGATTCCAGCTCCAGCACAAGCAATTCAAGGCGAGAGCGTTTTTATGGAACTTGGGAGTGAATGAAGATCGGGTCACATGCACGTTAGTCAACCGGTGGACAGAGTCGCTGGGGGGGCACACCGAGGAAGAGAGGGTGTGGGGATGCGAGCCAGTGAGTCCGTCTAGCAGGAGATCCAACAAGGCGTACGCCGGCCGCTCCCCAGGACCCAGGGAGGTCCCCAGGGCGACACAAACGCCCCAACAGTCGCAATGGGTGGGGCACGGGAGCCAGACCACTGCCCACCCTCCCaccatattttcattgtttaataAAACCCTCGCTTCAGGTTTCCGTGGGATGAAGCTTCAAAAAAATACTcctcaaaatgaaaaagttgactAGCAAAACTTccttgaagaaaaaacaaatcttcCCAGCCTTGAATTGAACATTCAATATGAAAGTTGTTGTAGGTGGCAAGTTAAATGCCTCCCTCAGCTAACCGGAACGGTGGCGAGGCTCCACTCCAGTCGCAAATCGATGCAACGTTAAAATCATTCCCACTTAGATGTGCTTTAATTGGCTTTTGTTTGTCCACTAATTGAGGATAAACGAACATTAGCAGTCGCCGAAAAAGCGACCCATTCAGCACATGTGAAGCCACCTCAGCCAACTGCAAATTTACAACAACACGATTGGTCTCATTAACCGTTTGCCGAGTGGAAGCCGTCAATCTCGCTTTTTTGTGGTGTCTGTTTTCCAATTTGGCAAAATTCTTTCCTGACTGACACGAAGAAACCTTTCGGGATTCTTTTCCAGACAATTTCTTCATGTTGACGCCGATTCGAAACGTGTCGCTCGTTAGCACGCGTCGGACGTCATGTGAGGGGGTCGTCAGACAAACAAAACCGTCATCATAAAAGTGGCATTGCGGACAGGCAACATTTGCAAACACCACCGTTGCTTTCctgaaattcaaattcaaaatattaacACTTGTTTTTAGAAGGTTTTAagacccaaaaaataataatcaacattGTAAACTCTCCATTTCCTCACTCAGGTCGCGGGTATGCTGGTGTCTATCGCATCTGATTCCAGGCGAGAGGCAGGACACACTCTGAGCTGgacgtcagccaatcacaggacacatgcaAACCCAGTTACAATAAAGTTGGGACGATGTGTTGaacagaaataaaaagaaaaccatgTTCCGcccatatttaattgaatatgctatgacaaaatatttaatgttcaaattcctAAACAGATCCCGTCGCCGTTTCTGGgggttgttgataaatggctttcgCTTTGCATActagagttttaacttgcacTTCTGGATGTAGCGCCAAACTGTATTTCCTGAAGTTGTTTTTCTGAATTGCTCCTGAGTTCATGTAGGCAATATTTACACTTGgatgttggtttttgatgcagtgctgccAGGGGGTCGAAGGTCACagacattcaatgttggttttcggccttgtcCCTTCCATGCAGTTATTTCTCCAGAATATAAAAACTTTTTGGACCGTCCCAAACCGgttttgatgagcattcctcaactttttggccatgctctcccagctttttgggaatgtctcgagccataaaattcc
Proteins encoded in this window:
- the srrm4 gene encoding serine/arginine repetitive matrix protein 4 isoform X3 — protein: MSTCTSSTIIMLQCCSPEAKADRTPGDHQMEDTPPDPKPCDDSNTRKGAAADSAAPPIGRKKHKRHRHHRHRRRAESASFDEESPSLKAKKKKKKKRKSERKSSRRRVPSCSLSPLRKRKKKKKKMKKRSKKNKRHRYTSKKSKHGSSGLKRKKKEQRKGKKSSRTTSSRGKRRRGRSASDRPPATDRRQPAYKKETRPTSEAKWTSGGSGGAAKSVKTPSVLRAASMFSPELFRRRAFRRAQRSHDCDSGNDTSSPPSGKSSVSDGPRPLADDASDSGNSLRSYASGVEDDSSASAFLTREHEALGYRFNPARSPRTSSRGQPRNDCRHRRGRSRSSGSSRYTGQHSPSSSPSTASSYSRSTSFSPDLRRRRGRLSSVSSRGSYSKYRQRRLRSRERASSSRETEERRVGRKRWRRKSYSPMRKRRRYSPSHLEARRITSARKRPVPYLRRSSSSRSSSRGGFSRASSWSFGAARRSVSRC
- the srrm4 gene encoding serine/arginine repetitive matrix protein 4 isoform X2, which gives rise to MMRTAPVAAESLENAATLHQKQLFEKFWKGTFKAVATPRPESVIVASIIARTRLPRPEAKADRTPGDHQMEDTPPDPKPCDDSNTRKGAAADSAAPPIGRKKHKRHRHHRHRRRAESASFDEESPSLKAKKKKKKKRKSERKSSRRRVPSCSLSPLRKRKKKKKKMKKRSKKNKRHRYTSKKSKHGSRTTSSRGKRRRGRSASDRPPATDRRQPAYKKETRPTSEAKWTSGGSGGAAKSVKTPSVLRAASMFSPELFRRRAFRRAQRSHDCDSGNDTSSPPSGKSSVSDGPRPLADDASDSGNSLRSYASGVEDDSSASAFLTREHEALGYRFNPARSPRTSSRGQPRNDCRHRRGRSRSSGSSRYTGQHSPSSSPSTASSYSRSTSFSPDLRRRRGRLSSVSSRGSYSKYRQRRLRSRERASSSRETEERRVGRKRWRRKSYSPMRKRRRYSPSHLEARRITSARKRPVPYLRRSSSSRSSSRGGFSRASSWSFGAARRSVSRC
- the srrm4 gene encoding serine/arginine repetitive matrix protein 4 isoform X4 translates to MEDTPPDPKPCDDSNTRKGAAADSAAPPIGRKKHKRHRHHRHRRRAESASFDEESPSLKAKKKKKKKRKSERKSSRRRVPSCSLSPLRKRKKKKKKMKKRSKKNKRHRYTSKKSKHGSSGLKRKKKEQRKGKKSSRTTSSRGKRRRGRSASDRPPATDRRQPAYKKETRPTSEAKWTSGGSGGAAKSVKTPSVLRAASMFSPELFRRRAFRRAQRSHDCDSGNDTSSPPSGKSSVSDGPRPLADDASDSGNSLRSYASGVEDDSSASAFLTREHEALGYRFNPARSPRTSSRGQPRNDCRHRRGRSRSSGSSRYTGQHSPSSSPSTASSYSRSTSFSPDLRRRRGRLSSVSSRGSYSKYRQRRLRSRERASSSRETEERRVGRKRWRRKSYSPMRKRRRYSPSHLEARRITSARKRPVPYLRRSSSSRSSSRGGFSRASSWSFGAARRSVSRC